From the genome of Denticeps clupeoides chromosome 4, fDenClu1.1, whole genome shotgun sequence, one region includes:
- the fip1l1b gene encoding pre-mRNA 3'-end-processing factor FIP1 isoform X2, translating to MSAEEADKTTTTDVSAGDEEEEWLYGDEAEAKDNKDEEAKLTAAVSAPPAAASPAAASATPPPPVLEEATGNGVASQQEATGDDDSESDSDDDDDDVRVTIGDIKTGAPQYTTYGATPVNLNIKNAGSRPYGAVSAKLKGVDLDAPGNINGVPVLEVDMESFEEKPWRKPGADLSDYFNYGFNEDTWKIYCEKQKKLRMGVDVNSISSATSKITVQQGRTGNNEKDATNMIPHTVKPDFSSPTNIYKPGVNPTRVSPSQWTGAAAQDLSFYTKSSGTIDVIGGQTATISRVEGRRRHNLDGNNIQVISEHSSEHSEPTPAKMPPFFPPGPMPPNIPPPPFLPPPPNVSSAPPLIPPPRIPITVPPPGFPPPPGAPPPSLIPTMDNSGHATGYDGRPVPPYPFPAGAYPPPMPGGLASWPTMMDNSKQMDYYPRREKEREKERERERPRERAHDRDRERDREHSPSSMAYNSDFFPPVCSDEERYRYRDYPERGYERHRERASREKEERHRERRHREKEERGHKSSRSSSRRRHDSEEGDSHRRHKHKKSKRSKEGKEPSEERTADQENQEAME from the exons ATGTCTGCTGAGGAAGCGGACAAAACGACCACGACTGATGTTAGCGCGGGCGACGAGGAGGAAGAATGGCTGTACGGAG atgaagCTGAAGCGAAAGACAACAAGGACGAAGAGGCTAAATTGACAGCAGCGGTGAG CGCTCCACCTGCTGCCGCCTCGCCTGCTGCTGCGTCTgcaactcctcctcctcctgtacTGGAAGAAGCCACAGGCAATGGAGTGGCCAGTCAG CAAGAAGCGACTGGAGATGACgacagtgaaagtgacagtgatgacgatgacgacgacGTGCGCGTTACAATCGGTGACATCAAGACAGGAGCTCCTCAGTACAC GACTTATGGTGCAACGCCTGTAAACCTGAACATAAAGAATGCTGGGAGTCGACCCTACGGAGCCG TGAGCGCTAAACTGAAGGGAGTTGACCTTGATGCTCCTGGCAACATAAATGGAGTCCCAGTGTTGGAGGTGGACATGGAGTCCTTTGAGGAGAAGCCCTGGAGAaaaccag GTGCTGACCTCTCAGACTACTTTAACTATGGCTTCAATGAGGACACCTGGAAAATTTACTGTGAGAAACAGAAGAAACTTCGTATGGGTGTGGATGTTAACAGCATTTCATCTGCAACTAGCAAAATCACG GTTCAGCAGGGACGGACTGGAAACAATGAGAAAGATGCGACAAACATGATCCCCCACACAGTCAAGCCAGACTTCTCTTCTCCAACAAACATCTACAAACCTGGAGTGAACCCTACCAG GGTTTCCCCATCCCAGTGGACAGGCGCTGCCGCACAGGACTTGTCCTTTTATAC GAAGTCAAGTGGCACAATTGATGTGATTGGTGGGCAAACGGCCACCATTAGTCGCGTTGAGGGGCGAAGACGGCACAACCTAGATGGCAACAACATCCAG GTGATCTCTGAGCATTCCTCTGAGCATTCTGAACCCACACCAGCCAAGATGCCCCCGTTCTTCCCGCCAGGACCAATGCCTCCGAACATCCCACCTCCACCCTTCTTGCCTCCACCCCCTAATGTCAGTTCAGCCCCTCCGCTCATCCCACCTCCAA GAATACCCATCACCGTTCCTCCTCCTG GGTTCCCTCCTCCCCCTGGTGCACCACCTCCATCGCTCATACCGACTATGGACAA CAGTGGCCATGCGACAGGCTATGATGGTCGTCCAGTCCCACCATATCCTTTCCCTGCTG GTGCTTACCCACCCCCCATGCCTGGCGGTTTGGCATCCTGGCCTACCATGATGGATAACTCAAAGCAGATGGACTACTACCCTCGGCGCGAGAAGGAGCGTGAAAAAGAGAGGGAGCGTGAGAGGCCAAGAGAGCGGGCCCATGATCGGGACAGGGAGAGGGACCGGGAGCACAGCCCCTCGTCTATGGCTTATAACAG tgaCTTCTTCCCACCCGTTTGTAGTGATGAGGAGCGATACCGCTACCGTGATTACCCTGAACGTGGCTATGAGAGACACCGAGAACGAGCgagcagagagaaagaagaaaggcacagagagagaagacacagagagaaagaggagagaggacACAAGTCTTCTCGAAG CAGTAGCAGGAGGCGACACGACAGCGAAGAGGGCGACAGCCACCGTCGACACAAGCACAAGAAGTCCAAGCGCAGTAAAGAAGGCAAGGAGCCCAGCGAGGAACGGACGGCCGACCAAGAGAATCAGGAGGCCATGGAGTGA
- the fip1l1b gene encoding pre-mRNA 3'-end-processing factor FIP1 isoform X1, which yields MSAEEADKTTTTDVSAGDEEEEWLYGDEAEAKDNKDEEAKLTAAVSAPPAAASPAAASATPPPPVLEEATGNGVASQQEATGDDDSESDSDDDDDDVRVTIGDIKTGAPQYTTYGATPVNLNIKNAGSRPYGAVSAKLKGVDLDAPGNINGVPVLEVDMESFEEKPWRKPGADLSDYFNYGFNEDTWKIYCEKQKKLRMGVDVNSISSATSKITVQQGRTGNNEKDATNMIPHTVKPDFSSPTNIYKPGVNPTRVSPSQWTGAAAQDLSFYTKSSGTIDVIGGQTATISRVEGRRRHNLDGNNIQVISEHSSEHSEPTPAKMPPFFPPGPMPPNIPPPPFLPPPPNVSSAPPLIPPPRIPITVPPPGFPPPPGAPPPSLIPTMDKSVNCHFSGHATGYDGRPVPPYPFPAGAYPPPMPGGLASWPTMMDNSKQMDYYPRREKEREKERERERPRERAHDRDRERDREHSPSSMAYNSDFFPPVCSDEERYRYRDYPERGYERHRERASREKEERHRERRHREKEERGHKSSRSSSRRRHDSEEGDSHRRHKHKKSKRSKEGKEPSEERTADQENQEAME from the exons ATGTCTGCTGAGGAAGCGGACAAAACGACCACGACTGATGTTAGCGCGGGCGACGAGGAGGAAGAATGGCTGTACGGAG atgaagCTGAAGCGAAAGACAACAAGGACGAAGAGGCTAAATTGACAGCAGCGGTGAG CGCTCCACCTGCTGCCGCCTCGCCTGCTGCTGCGTCTgcaactcctcctcctcctgtacTGGAAGAAGCCACAGGCAATGGAGTGGCCAGTCAG CAAGAAGCGACTGGAGATGACgacagtgaaagtgacagtgatgacgatgacgacgacGTGCGCGTTACAATCGGTGACATCAAGACAGGAGCTCCTCAGTACAC GACTTATGGTGCAACGCCTGTAAACCTGAACATAAAGAATGCTGGGAGTCGACCCTACGGAGCCG TGAGCGCTAAACTGAAGGGAGTTGACCTTGATGCTCCTGGCAACATAAATGGAGTCCCAGTGTTGGAGGTGGACATGGAGTCCTTTGAGGAGAAGCCCTGGAGAaaaccag GTGCTGACCTCTCAGACTACTTTAACTATGGCTTCAATGAGGACACCTGGAAAATTTACTGTGAGAAACAGAAGAAACTTCGTATGGGTGTGGATGTTAACAGCATTTCATCTGCAACTAGCAAAATCACG GTTCAGCAGGGACGGACTGGAAACAATGAGAAAGATGCGACAAACATGATCCCCCACACAGTCAAGCCAGACTTCTCTTCTCCAACAAACATCTACAAACCTGGAGTGAACCCTACCAG GGTTTCCCCATCCCAGTGGACAGGCGCTGCCGCACAGGACTTGTCCTTTTATAC GAAGTCAAGTGGCACAATTGATGTGATTGGTGGGCAAACGGCCACCATTAGTCGCGTTGAGGGGCGAAGACGGCACAACCTAGATGGCAACAACATCCAG GTGATCTCTGAGCATTCCTCTGAGCATTCTGAACCCACACCAGCCAAGATGCCCCCGTTCTTCCCGCCAGGACCAATGCCTCCGAACATCCCACCTCCACCCTTCTTGCCTCCACCCCCTAATGTCAGTTCAGCCCCTCCGCTCATCCCACCTCCAA GAATACCCATCACCGTTCCTCCTCCTG GGTTCCCTCCTCCCCCTGGTGCACCACCTCCATCGCTCATACCGACTATGGACAAGTCAGTGAATTGCCATTT CAGTGGCCATGCGACAGGCTATGATGGTCGTCCAGTCCCACCATATCCTTTCCCTGCTG GTGCTTACCCACCCCCCATGCCTGGCGGTTTGGCATCCTGGCCTACCATGATGGATAACTCAAAGCAGATGGACTACTACCCTCGGCGCGAGAAGGAGCGTGAAAAAGAGAGGGAGCGTGAGAGGCCAAGAGAGCGGGCCCATGATCGGGACAGGGAGAGGGACCGGGAGCACAGCCCCTCGTCTATGGCTTATAACAG tgaCTTCTTCCCACCCGTTTGTAGTGATGAGGAGCGATACCGCTACCGTGATTACCCTGAACGTGGCTATGAGAGACACCGAGAACGAGCgagcagagagaaagaagaaaggcacagagagagaagacacagagagaaagaggagagaggacACAAGTCTTCTCGAAG CAGTAGCAGGAGGCGACACGACAGCGAAGAGGGCGACAGCCACCGTCGACACAAGCACAAGAAGTCCAAGCGCAGTAAAGAAGGCAAGGAGCCCAGCGAGGAACGGACGGCCGACCAAGAGAATCAGGAGGCCATGGAGTGA
- the fip1l1b gene encoding pre-mRNA 3'-end-processing factor FIP1 isoform X3, whose product MSAEEADKTTTTDVSAGDEEEEWLYGDEAEAKDNKDEEAKLTAAVSAPPAAASPAAASATPPPPVLEEATGNGVASQQEATGDDDSESDSDDDDDDVRVTIGDIKTGAPQYTTYGATPVNLNIKNAGSRPYGAVSAKLKGVDLDAPGNINGVPVLEVDMESFEEKPWRKPGADLSDYFNYGFNEDTWKIYCEKQKKLRMGVDVNSISSATSKITVQQGRTGNNEKDATNMIPHTVKPDFSSPTNIYKPGVNPTRVSPSQWTGAAAQDLSFYTKSSGTIDVIGGQTATISRVEGRRRHNLDGNNIQVISEHSSEHSEPTPAKMPPFFPPGPMPPNIPPPPFLPPPPNVSSAPPLIPPPRIPITVPPPGFPPPPGAPPPSLIPTMDKSVNCHFSGHATGYDGRPVPPYPFPAGAYPPPMPGGLASWPTMMDNSKQMDYYPRREKEREKERERERPRERAHDRDRERDREHSPSSMAYNSDEERYRYRDYPERGYERHRERASREKEERHRERRHREKEERGHKSSRSSSRRRHDSEEGDSHRRHKHKKSKRSKEGKEPSEERTADQENQEAME is encoded by the exons ATGTCTGCTGAGGAAGCGGACAAAACGACCACGACTGATGTTAGCGCGGGCGACGAGGAGGAAGAATGGCTGTACGGAG atgaagCTGAAGCGAAAGACAACAAGGACGAAGAGGCTAAATTGACAGCAGCGGTGAG CGCTCCACCTGCTGCCGCCTCGCCTGCTGCTGCGTCTgcaactcctcctcctcctgtacTGGAAGAAGCCACAGGCAATGGAGTGGCCAGTCAG CAAGAAGCGACTGGAGATGACgacagtgaaagtgacagtgatgacgatgacgacgacGTGCGCGTTACAATCGGTGACATCAAGACAGGAGCTCCTCAGTACAC GACTTATGGTGCAACGCCTGTAAACCTGAACATAAAGAATGCTGGGAGTCGACCCTACGGAGCCG TGAGCGCTAAACTGAAGGGAGTTGACCTTGATGCTCCTGGCAACATAAATGGAGTCCCAGTGTTGGAGGTGGACATGGAGTCCTTTGAGGAGAAGCCCTGGAGAaaaccag GTGCTGACCTCTCAGACTACTTTAACTATGGCTTCAATGAGGACACCTGGAAAATTTACTGTGAGAAACAGAAGAAACTTCGTATGGGTGTGGATGTTAACAGCATTTCATCTGCAACTAGCAAAATCACG GTTCAGCAGGGACGGACTGGAAACAATGAGAAAGATGCGACAAACATGATCCCCCACACAGTCAAGCCAGACTTCTCTTCTCCAACAAACATCTACAAACCTGGAGTGAACCCTACCAG GGTTTCCCCATCCCAGTGGACAGGCGCTGCCGCACAGGACTTGTCCTTTTATAC GAAGTCAAGTGGCACAATTGATGTGATTGGTGGGCAAACGGCCACCATTAGTCGCGTTGAGGGGCGAAGACGGCACAACCTAGATGGCAACAACATCCAG GTGATCTCTGAGCATTCCTCTGAGCATTCTGAACCCACACCAGCCAAGATGCCCCCGTTCTTCCCGCCAGGACCAATGCCTCCGAACATCCCACCTCCACCCTTCTTGCCTCCACCCCCTAATGTCAGTTCAGCCCCTCCGCTCATCCCACCTCCAA GAATACCCATCACCGTTCCTCCTCCTG GGTTCCCTCCTCCCCCTGGTGCACCACCTCCATCGCTCATACCGACTATGGACAAGTCAGTGAATTGCCATTT CAGTGGCCATGCGACAGGCTATGATGGTCGTCCAGTCCCACCATATCCTTTCCCTGCTG GTGCTTACCCACCCCCCATGCCTGGCGGTTTGGCATCCTGGCCTACCATGATGGATAACTCAAAGCAGATGGACTACTACCCTCGGCGCGAGAAGGAGCGTGAAAAAGAGAGGGAGCGTGAGAGGCCAAGAGAGCGGGCCCATGATCGGGACAGGGAGAGGGACCGGGAGCACAGCCCCTCGTCTATGGCTTATAACAG TGATGAGGAGCGATACCGCTACCGTGATTACCCTGAACGTGGCTATGAGAGACACCGAGAACGAGCgagcagagagaaagaagaaaggcacagagagagaagacacagagagaaagaggagagaggacACAAGTCTTCTCGAAG CAGTAGCAGGAGGCGACACGACAGCGAAGAGGGCGACAGCCACCGTCGACACAAGCACAAGAAGTCCAAGCGCAGTAAAGAAGGCAAGGAGCCCAGCGAGGAACGGACGGCCGACCAAGAGAATCAGGAGGCCATGGAGTGA